Within the Deltaproteobacteria bacterium genome, the region GGGGTTCTTGCTAGAATCATTTGCACCGTTCAGATGAATCTCCCCAAGCCATCGTAAGTACGATGGAATCTCATAACAATACACCTCGACCGTCAATATGTCGAGGTTTGAAGTCCCAGCAAAAGGTCCAGGACCAATTCAACAGGGTCTGTGACCAAATCAACGGAGATGACTCAAGTTAGGACGATTTGAGGCCGAAAAGATATCACAGGGGTAGGGGGGAATTTCATGACTCGCACGTCAAACGTGATCGACATCTCTAAACGTCAAAAAAGCCGTAAAAAGCAGGATATCAGTCAATCGAATGAACAAGGCTCAGGCCCAGACTCGACCACTTCCGCAGCAGATGTCGTGGATATGACCGAGCGCCGCGAGGCGATCCTCTCTTCCGAGCGCCGTCAGGTGAAGCGCACCATTTTATCTGAATTTATTGGAGCCTTCATTCTTGTGCCCGAAAAAGGTCTTCAGCGCGTATCGATTTATGACATTTCAGAAAGAGGTGTCGCCTTTGATATGGATCTCACAGGTGGTGGTATGCGAGAAGGCGAAGAAGTTGCGATGCGAGTTTACTTGAACCAGTTCACCTACTTCCCATTTATTGTTTCCGTTGCTAACGTGCGGGTACTTCCCGATGAAGGCGTCACTCGTCACGGTTGCAACTTTCAAAAAGAAACTCCCAACCAAGATGCCTTGGGGCATCTGGTAAAATTCATCGAGACCGTCAGTGCTTCGCTTCGTACGGATCATGGCGACGTCATGGTTTCAGGCATTCGCCGCTAGTCTATTTGGACGTCGCTTAAAAAAAGCCACTGTTAGACGCACTGCCGCCCAAACGAGGCGGCTTTTTATTTGGTTCGACAAGACGTCGGTCTTGGTCTGCAATTAAAACAGAATTGGGAGGGCCCAAAGCTGTGGTAGTTGCACCAGGACAAGCCGGAATCGAAAGTGGAACCCGTAACCGTAAAATCGTCGTCGATACCAACGTCATCTTGTTTGATGCCTTGGCGATCAAAAAGTTTCAAGACGCCGACATTCACATCCCGATCTCCGTGATCGAAGAGGTCGATCGCTTTAAGCGCGACCTCGGCGAAAACGGAAGAAACGCGCGGCAGTTCAGTCGCTTCATTGACGAGCTTCGCGAACTGGGGCCTTTGGCCAAAGGCGTTGCTCTCGAATCATCTAAGTCGACCGTTTTTATCAACACCGATGCCAACCATCAAGAGATGCCAAAAGAGTTGAATCCTGAAAAGGCTGACAATCGCATATTGGCGACCGCTCTTTTCATACAGGCGAAATATCCAAAAGCCTCGGTGGAGCTTGTCACGAAAGACATCAACCTGCGCATTCGCGCCGATGTTTATGGCGTCTTTGCCAAAGACTACGAACCAGAACGCGTTGAAATGGACGAGATGTATCAGGGCCATCGAGAAATCGATGTTCCGCCGACCATCATCGAAGAATTTTACGCCGAGAAAATTATCACCAGCGACACATTCTCGTTGAAGGCGAATCAGTACGTAGTGATGCGGGATAGTTCGAATCACGCCCATTCGGCGATTGGTCGCTACAGCGAAAAAGAAGGCGGAATTGTTCCAATCATGGTTCCTAACGAATCGATCTGGGGTATTCATCCGAGAAACGTTGAACAAACGTTTGCCATGGATTGCCTCTTAAACGACGAGATCCTTTTTGTTTCGTTGGTTGGAAAAGCCGGTACGGGAAAGACGCTGATGGCGCTAGCGGCAGGCCTTTTCAAAACGCTCGATGAAGGTCGTTTCCAACGGCTTTTGGTAAGCCGTCCAATTTTCCCGATGGGTCGCGATATTGGTTATCTTCCAGGCGACGTTGAACAAAAGCTGAATCCTTGGATGCAGCCTATTTTTGATAACGTCGAATTCTTGATGGGGGCCGACAAAAAAGCTGCTGGACGTGCTCAAGAGCTGATCAATCAGGGGATGCTGAATATCGAGCCGCTGACGTATATCCGTGGTCGCTCGATTCCCAATCAGTACCTGATTGTCGACGAAGCCCAGAACCTGACGCCGCACGAAATTAAGACAATCGTGACGCGCGCGGGGCAGGGAACAAAAGTCGTCTTGACCGGAGACGCCTATCAGATCGACAACCCCTACGTCGACAGCGCCACTTCTGGTTTGACCTACTCGGTTGAGCGCATGAAGGGGCAGCGAATTTCGGCCCACGTCACTCTGTCAAAAGGTGAACGGTCGGAGCTCGCTGAGCTTGCGGCAAATATCTTGTAAGTAGACATTTTGTAAGTAGGTCGGCGAAGCCGATCGACATAAAACCTGAGGTCGCCAAACATGAACTGTTTGGCGGCTGTCGTTCGTGAAGGAGCGAAAAATGATCCTGAATCTGAATCCCCGAGTTGTGAGCTTCCATTACACCCTGAAAAATTCGAAAGGCGAACAACTAGAATCTTCCTTTGGTTCAGATCCATTGATGTTCCTTGAGGGCGTCGGCCAAATTATTCCGGGCCTTGAAAAAGAACTTCAAATGATGAAAGCCGGCGACAAGAAAGTGATCACGGTTAAAGCGACGGATGCCTACGGCGAAATCGAAGCGGACATGATCGTTGAAGTCCCGCGCGAAAAATTGCCAAAGAAAGATGTCGAAGTTGGCGATCGCTTTCACGCAGACGCGGGCGATGGAAGCGCACAAGTCGTGATGGTCACGAAAGTGACGGAAACTCACGTCACGATCGACGGCAATCACCCTCTTGCTGGCCAAGATCTAACATTTGAAGTGGAAGTCGATTCCACACGCGACGCGACCAAAGAAGAACTCGAACACGGCCACGCCCACGGCGCCGGCGGACATAACCACTAAA harbors:
- a CDS encoding PhoH family protein — protein: MESGTRNRKIVVDTNVILFDALAIKKFQDADIHIPISVIEEVDRFKRDLGENGRNARQFSRFIDELRELGPLAKGVALESSKSTVFINTDANHQEMPKELNPEKADNRILATALFIQAKYPKASVELVTKDINLRIRADVYGVFAKDYEPERVEMDEMYQGHREIDVPPTIIEEFYAEKIITSDTFSLKANQYVVMRDSSNHAHSAIGRYSEKEGGIVPIMVPNESIWGIHPRNVEQTFAMDCLLNDEILFVSLVGKAGTGKTLMALAAGLFKTLDEGRFQRLLVSRPIFPMGRDIGYLPGDVEQKLNPWMQPIFDNVEFLMGADKKAAGRAQELINQGMLNIEPLTYIRGRSIPNQYLIVDEAQNLTPHEIKTIVTRAGQGTKVVLTGDAYQIDNPYVDSATSGLTYSVERMKGQRISAHVTLSKGERSELAELAANIL
- a CDS encoding peptidylprolyl isomerase, whose product is MNPRVVSFHYTLKNSKGEQLESSFGSDPLMFLEGVGQIIPGLEKELQMMKAGDKKVITVKATDAYGEIEADMIVEVPREKLPKKDVEVGDRFHADAGDGSAQVVMVTKVTETHVTIDGNHPLAGQDLTFEVEVDSTRDATKEELEHGHAHGAGGHNH
- a CDS encoding PilZ domain-containing protein; this encodes MTRTSNVIDISKRQKSRKKQDISQSNEQGSGPDSTTSAADVVDMTERREAILSSERRQVKRTILSEFIGAFILVPEKGLQRVSIYDISERGVAFDMDLTGGGMREGEEVAMRVYLNQFTYFPFIVSVANVRVLPDEGVTRHGCNFQKETPNQDALGHLVKFIETVSASLRTDHGDVMVSGIRR